One window of the Ananas comosus cultivar F153 linkage group 21, ASM154086v1, whole genome shotgun sequence genome contains the following:
- the LOC109726828 gene encoding uncharacterized protein LOC109726828, with protein sequence MAEDEPLWGAAELSRVEVMRRRGRKRKELRRVWVRMYWDLVEEMRPKLRRYCWDTGNSPCEEGEEERAERERLGLGHDVGREKGGGGGGRWRCAYAGCKSNAMPLTRFCHPHILSDPKQTLYKPCNFVVKSSVHTGQISCGKPIDVAAVPSLCPVHFQRVQKSIAQASKKLGLNMSSSPTSVGKFANIIADCLRRIQTKRREALKARVGKIDDKVEKVG encoded by the exons atggcggaggACGAGCCCTTGTGGGGCGCGGCGGAACTGAGCCGCGTGGAGGTGatgcggcggcgggggcggaaGAGGAAGGAGCTCCGGCGCGTCTGGGTGCGGATGTACTGGGATTTAGTGGAGGAGATGCGGCCGAAGCTGCGGCGGTACTGCTGGGACACGGGGAACAGCCCCTgcgaggagggcgaggaggagagggcggagagggagcgGTTAGGGTTAGGGCACGATGTGGGGAGggagaaaggaggaggaggaggagggaggtggcGGTGCGCGTACGCCGGGTGCAAGTCGAACGCGATGCCGCTGACGAGGTTTTGCCACCCCCACATACTCTCCGATCCGAAGCAGACCCTGTACAAGCCTTGCAATTTCGTTGTTAAGAG TAGTGTACACACCGGGCAAATTAGTTGCGGGAAGCCGATTGATGTGGCTGCAGTGCCCTCCCTCTGCCCGGTGCACTTTCAGAGGGTTCAGAAGAGCATTGCACAAGCTTCGAAGAAGCTCGGCCTGAACATGTCCTCTTCACCTACCAGTGTTGGAAAATTTGCAAATATAATAGCTGATTGTTTACGCCGAATTCAAACTAAAAGAAGAGAAGCACTAAAGGCTCGAGTCGGCAAAATAGATGACAAAGTTGAAAAAGTTGGTTGA